In Nitrospirota bacterium, a genomic segment contains:
- a CDS encoding ATP-binding protein — translation MTEKRKSWKEIIDRRRKENFVGRSDYLHTFSNNFHSGLPNFLLFSVTGEGGVGKSTLLQQFQSIVTSPSINGVAILCDENQLSPVSVMGYIAEKLALIDIKNKEFDERYKTYRTCREQIEGDQKAPRGALNLVVRGMTDFAIKAARRTPGVGVFAEYVNEKEAGEALTQGVSYLIDRFGNKDEVQLLREPEKILTPLFINLLNTACVNRRVVLMFDVFERTCEALEPWLMECLNFKYGECDSYLTFVISGRDQIDQHWTEIASSICHIILEPFTQEETRLYLANRNIVDESLVNQIHEDTGGLPVLVELLAGTNPKPGLPLPDISRDAVKRFLQWIPEEERRLVALMASVPRQFNLDILSACLGSNAIDQFKWLSTQSYIRTNSKRGWFYHDKVRELMLRYLHNTTPNDLEEAHRRLVIFFERRQDQLILDGLSAHSREWRRLEVERVYHLLSEQPIGNIGRAVNAFLSASGGACIFADGIPQACQQVGREVVSAEVQAWARTLVAFYNASEGNQHETLLHLANLIAKRQDLAPEAQHALFVRRGETYSLMGKYAEALCDLNRAIGDTIKKCVNR, via the coding sequence ATGACAGAAAAGAGAAAAAGCTGGAAAGAAATAATTGATAGACGCCGTAAAGAGAACTTTGTGGGCCGTTCAGATTACCTTCACACTTTTTCAAATAACTTTCATTCAGGACTCCCGAATTTCCTACTTTTTTCTGTCACTGGTGAGGGTGGCGTTGGTAAAAGTACACTGTTGCAGCAATTTCAGAGCATTGTCACTTCCCCATCGATTAATGGTGTTGCGATTCTTTGCGACGAAAACCAACTTTCTCCAGTCTCAGTAATGGGATATATTGCCGAAAAACTGGCGCTGATCGATATTAAGAATAAGGAATTTGATGAGCGCTATAAGACCTACCGTACTTGTCGAGAACAAATCGAAGGTGATCAAAAGGCACCACGAGGGGCACTGAATCTCGTAGTTCGTGGCATGACTGACTTTGCAATTAAAGCTGCACGGCGAACTCCCGGAGTTGGTGTGTTTGCAGAATATGTGAATGAAAAAGAGGCGGGCGAGGCACTGACGCAAGGTGTCAGTTATCTCATTGACCGTTTCGGCAACAAAGATGAGGTGCAATTGTTGCGTGAGCCTGAGAAGATATTAACGCCTCTATTTATAAACTTGCTAAATACTGCTTGTGTTAATCGTCGCGTCGTCTTGATGTTTGATGTCTTTGAACGTACTTGCGAAGCTCTTGAACCTTGGTTGATGGAATGTCTCAACTTTAAGTATGGAGAATGTGATTCATATCTGACCTTTGTTATCAGTGGCCGTGATCAGATAGACCAGCACTGGACTGAAATAGCAAGTTCCATTTGTCATATCATTTTAGAACCTTTTACTCAAGAAGAAACGCGACTCTATTTGGCCAATCGCAACATTGTTGATGAATCCTTAGTGAACCAGATTCATGAAGATACTGGTGGATTGCCCGTACTAGTTGAACTATTGGCCGGCACCAATCCAAAGCCAGGGCTGCCCTTACCCGATATAAGCCGAGATGCTGTGAAGCGCTTTCTTCAGTGGATACCTGAGGAAGAAAGGCGACTCGTGGCGTTGATGGCGTCTGTACCCCGTCAGTTCAATCTCGACATCTTGAGCGCCTGCCTTGGGAGCAACGCTATTGACCAGTTTAAATGGCTTTCCACGCAAAGCTATATACGAACAAATTCGAAACGTGGCTGGTTCTATCATGATAAAGTGCGTGAACTTATGTTGCGGTATTTACATAACACAACGCCGAACGACTTAGAGGAAGCACACAGGCGATTGGTTATTTTTTTTGAAAGACGTCAGGATCAACTAATTCTTGATGGTCTATCGGCGCACAGCCGTGAATGGCGCAGATTGGAGGTGGAAAGAGTTTACCACTTGCTGAGTGAACAGCCTATTGGAAATATTGGAAGAGCTGTTAACGCATTTCTTTCTGCCTCAGGCGGTGCTTGCATTTTTGCTGACGGCATTCCTCAGGCGTGTCAGCAGGTGGGTCGGGAAGTTGTGTCTGCGGAAGTGCAAGCGTGGGCTCGAACATTAGTAGCTTTTTATAATGCGTCTGAGGGAAATCAACATGAAACACTCCTGCACTTAGCAAACTTGATTGCTAAGAGGCAAGACTTGGCGCCAGAGGCACAACACGCCCTTTTTGTACGACGAGGCGAAACATATAGTTTAATGGGGAAATATGCTGAAGCGCTTTGTGACTTGAATCGAGCAATTGGAGATACAATCAAAAAGTGTGTAAATAGATAG
- a CDS encoding type II toxin-antitoxin system RelE/ParE family toxin has translation MNFRYKLKFIPTALKEWGKLDRSIQVQFKKKLSERLNNPRVPSSRLHGFTDHYKIKLRASGYRLVYEVLDKEICVMVIAVGKRDKDAVYEKAGKRDKD, from the coding sequence ATGAACTTTAGGTATAAGCTGAAATTCATCCCCACTGCCTTGAAGGAATGGGGAAAACTGGATCGGTCTATCCAGGTTCAATTCAAGAAAAAGCTGTCGGAACGCCTCAACAATCCACGGGTGCCATCAAGCCGGCTTCATGGCTTCACGGATCATTACAAAATAAAGCTTCGTGCAAGCGGCTATCGTCTGGTTTATGAAGTATTGGATAAAGAGATCTGTGTCATGGTTATTGCTGTGGGCAAGCGAGACAAGGATGCGGTATATGAGAAAGCAGGGAAAAGAGACAAAGACTGA
- a CDS encoding type II toxin-antitoxin system Phd/YefM family antitoxin — protein sequence MKAVLAKCSASISELKRNPTALIEKSEGEPIAILNHNSPTAYLIPAETYELLMERLEDYQLGLIVQERQSEKIRAIAVSLDEL from the coding sequence ATGAAGGCCGTCCTTGCAAAATGCTCTGCCAGCATTTCAGAGTTAAAAAGAAATCCGACCGCCCTGATCGAAAAATCAGAAGGTGAACCGATCGCGATCTTAAATCACAACAGCCCCACTGCTTATCTCATTCCGGCTGAAACCTATGAATTACTCATGGAAAGACTCGAAGACTACCAGCTTGGTCTTATCGTTCAGGAAAGACAGAGTGAAAAAATAAGGGCCATAGCAGTCTCTCTGGATGAACTTTAG
- a CDS encoding exopolyphosphatase, which translates to MRLVTRGDLDGVTSAVLLSTMEQIDSIELIHPQDITDKKFSITGNDIMANLPYHPDCAMWFDHHELTDSNEKPPANYKGRHAIAPSVARVIYDYYNSGSLKKYEHLVNETDRLDAANLEPVDVTDPKGVILLGFTVDSRTGMGSFKEYFSSLVTWLMAMSPEDVLKQPEVAARTQRMKEANTEFLSFLKKHSRKDGNVIVTDFRPLDKVPVGNRFLVYTIFPDVNVSLRLQWGPEKKFVAATLGHNIFKRDCKTNIGHLCSNYGGGGHRGAGACVLVPADADRQTGEMIEELKRNG; encoded by the coding sequence ATGAGACTGGTTACCAGAGGAGACCTTGACGGAGTGACTTCGGCTGTTCTGCTGTCGACCATGGAGCAGATCGACTCGATCGAACTGATCCATCCCCAGGATATTACAGACAAGAAATTCAGCATAACCGGCAATGACATCATGGCCAACCTGCCCTATCATCCGGATTGCGCCATGTGGTTCGACCACCACGAGCTGACCGACAGCAATGAGAAACCGCCGGCCAACTACAAGGGAAGACATGCGATCGCTCCGAGCGTCGCGCGGGTGATCTACGACTATTATAATTCCGGATCACTGAAGAAATACGAACACCTCGTGAACGAGACGGACCGTCTCGATGCAGCTAATCTTGAGCCAGTCGACGTGACCGACCCCAAGGGAGTGATCCTGCTCGGATTCACGGTCGACAGCCGCACAGGCATGGGCAGCTTCAAGGAGTATTTCAGCAGCCTTGTTACCTGGCTGATGGCTATGTCGCCGGAGGATGTCCTGAAACAGCCGGAAGTTGCTGCACGAACCCAGCGCATGAAAGAAGCCAACACTGAGTTCCTTTCGTTTCTGAAGAAACATTCGAGAAAAGACGGTAATGTTATAGTCACTGATTTCCGGCCGCTCGACAAGGTCCCGGTCGGCAACCGGTTTCTCGTGTACACGATCTTTCCTGATGTGAATGTTTCCCTCCGACTTCAGTGGGGGCCTGAAAAGAAGTTTGTGGCGGCCACCTTGGGCCATAACATCTTCAAGAGGGACTGCAAAACGAACATCGGCCATCTCTGCAGCAATTACGGTGGCGGCGGGCATAGAGGCGCCGGTGCCTGCGTTCTCGTCCCTGCGGATGCTGACAGGCAGACAGGCGAGATGATCGAAGAGCTGAAAAGAAACGGCTGA
- a CDS encoding glycoside hydrolase, with product MTADPLHIVFIWHMHQPYYKDPSTGLYRLPWVRLHGTKDYLDMLEILKEFPAVRQNFNLVPSLLEQLVDYADHGGRDVHLELTRKPAAELTDQERSFILENFFLAHWDNMIRPFPRYYELLVKRGTHLIKSDLVRAVKYFTDQDFLDLQVFFNLCWIDPLFRNNDPFLRSLVEKGQGYTEEEKILLIEEQMHILRRIIPAYKDMAASGQVELSFTPFYHPILPLLCDTDIARVAMPNVRLPRQRFVHPEDAEKQIRMGINYFESLFDYRPVGMWPSEGSVSEEVLRTVSRLGIQWVATDEGVLASSLGRGLRDGAGNLLDPHMLYRPYSYENVSMVFRDHTVSDLIGFVYSQWDPKRAADDLIQRLLTIRSSLPSNSPHVVPIILDGENAWEHYKNDGRDFFLYLYEGLSKEERLKTITVSEYINTLHRGDPLERLHPGSWINANYGIWIGHEEDNLSWDYLTEAREALEHFQQANPELPLEKAWKSIHIAEGSDWNWWYGDEHSTETEEDFDELFRLNLMQVYKEMGKDVPSHLFVPVLRHDRGVAPALAIRGFIKPKIDGIVTSYYEWYQGAQIDAKKSGGSMHKSESLVASVYYGFNEDHLFVRIDTAAPFDTLDHDLEIAIMTSKPQEIRISCPVNGSDIRAKLFEKLNEEWILVKEIPDVAIKEIFEISIPFADLKAKQKDELNLFISVRKGNEEIERCPWRGYISLSVPTPDFEAMMWY from the coding sequence ATGACCGCTGATCCACTCCATATTGTCTTCATCTGGCATATGCACCAGCCGTATTACAAGGACCCGTCCACGGGTCTGTACCGCCTGCCCTGGGTAAGGCTTCACGGCACCAAGGACTATCTCGACATGCTCGAGATCCTGAAAGAATTTCCTGCGGTCAGACAGAACTTCAATCTTGTGCCGTCGCTCCTTGAACAGCTCGTCGACTATGCAGATCATGGCGGCAGGGACGTTCATCTTGAGCTGACCAGAAAGCCTGCAGCAGAGCTGACAGACCAGGAGCGGTCCTTCATCCTCGAAAATTTCTTTCTTGCGCACTGGGATAATATGATCAGGCCCTTTCCGCGCTACTATGAACTGCTGGTCAAACGCGGCACCCATCTTATCAAGAGCGACCTTGTCAGGGCGGTAAAGTATTTCACTGACCAGGACTTTCTCGATCTCCAGGTATTCTTCAACCTTTGCTGGATAGACCCTCTCTTTAGGAACAATGATCCCTTTCTGAGATCGCTCGTGGAAAAGGGACAGGGGTACACGGAAGAAGAAAAGATACTGCTTATTGAAGAACAGATGCATATCCTGCGCAGGATCATACCTGCATATAAGGATATGGCAGCCTCAGGTCAGGTCGAACTTTCGTTCACGCCCTTTTACCACCCTATTCTTCCGTTACTCTGCGACACTGACATAGCACGTGTAGCAATGCCGAATGTGCGGCTGCCGAGGCAGCGTTTCGTGCATCCTGAAGACGCGGAAAAACAGATCAGGATGGGCATCAACTATTTTGAGTCTCTTTTCGATTACCGGCCCGTCGGCATGTGGCCGTCCGAGGGCTCAGTAAGCGAAGAAGTCCTCCGGACCGTTTCCCGGCTCGGCATTCAGTGGGTGGCAACGGATGAAGGCGTACTCGCTTCATCCCTGGGCAGGGGACTTCGCGATGGAGCGGGAAACCTGCTCGATCCGCATATGCTCTACCGGCCTTATTCCTATGAAAATGTCTCAATGGTCTTCAGAGACCATACCGTCTCTGACCTCATCGGCTTTGTCTATTCCCAGTGGGACCCCAAAAGAGCTGCCGATGATCTGATCCAAAGACTGCTGACTATCCGCAGCTCGCTTCCATCCAACTCTCCTCATGTAGTGCCGATCATCCTTGACGGCGAGAATGCATGGGAACATTACAAGAACGACGGCAGGGATTTCTTCCTCTATCTGTATGAGGGGCTTTCAAAAGAAGAGCGTCTCAAGACCATAACCGTCTCGGAATATATCAATACCCTGCACCGCGGCGATCCGCTTGAACGGCTGCATCCGGGCTCATGGATCAATGCCAACTACGGCATCTGGATCGGCCATGAAGAAGATAACCTGTCCTGGGATTATCTTACCGAGGCACGCGAAGCACTCGAACACTTTCAGCAGGCAAACCCTGAGCTGCCGCTCGAAAAGGCCTGGAAATCCATACATATTGCAGAAGGCAGCGACTGGAACTGGTGGTATGGCGATGAGCATTCTACAGAGACAGAAGAAGATTTTGACGAGCTCTTCAGGCTGAACCTTATGCAGGTGTACAAGGAAATGGGCAAAGATGTGCCGTCCCACCTCTTTGTACCGGTGCTCAGACATGACAGGGGCGTTGCTCCTGCGCTTGCTATCAGGGGGTTCATAAAGCCGAAGATCGACGGGATTGTTACAAGCTACTACGAATGGTATCAGGGCGCACAGATCGATGCAAAGAAGTCGGGCGGAAGCATGCATAAATCAGAGAGTCTGGTGGCAAGCGTGTACTACGGCTTCAATGAAGATCACCTGTTTGTAAGGATAGACACGGCTGCACCCTTTGACACGCTTGATCATGATCTCGAAATAGCGATCATGACCTCAAAACCTCAGGAGATCCGGATCAGCTGCCCTGTCAACGGCAGCGACATACGTGCAAAGCTCTTCGAAAAACTGAACGAGGAATGGATATTGGTCAAAGAGATACCTGATGTGGCGATAAAGGAGATCTTCGAGATCAGCATCCCTTTCGCTGACCTGAAGGCAAAACAGAAGGATGAACTTAATCTCTTTATCTCGGTCCGAAAGGGAAACGAAGAAATAGAGCGATGCCCCTGGAGAGGTTATATCAGCCTTTCTGTCCCCACTCCTGACTTTGAAGCAATGATGTGGTATTGA
- a CDS encoding septum formation initiator family protein, with translation MTTLEKQVNAEVKKRQMIFFTIVVLTLLYLSISLIFGDMGLFKYLELNRTRQSLEKQIAQISTQNEQMRSQLKALKDDPFYREKLAREEYGLSRPDEFIFQYDR, from the coding sequence ATGACCACGCTCGAGAAACAGGTAAACGCTGAGGTAAAGAAGAGACAGATGATCTTTTTCACGATCGTAGTGCTGACCCTTCTTTACCTCTCGATCAGCCTCATTTTTGGTGATATGGGCCTTTTCAAATACCTTGAGCTGAACAGAACCCGCCAGAGTCTCGAGAAACAGATAGCACAGATCAGCACCCAAAACGAACAGATGAGATCGCAGCTCAAAGCCCTCAAGGACGACCCTTTCTACCGGGAAAAACTTGCCAGGGAGGAATACGGACTCTCAAGGCCGGACGAATTTATTTTCCAGTATGACCGCTGA